The following are from one region of the Spodoptera frugiperda isolate SF20-4 chromosome 20, AGI-APGP_CSIRO_Sfru_2.0, whole genome shotgun sequence genome:
- the LOC126911948 gene encoding putative nuclease HARBI1, producing the protein MDIFDDDNELRTYRDEIEEIRNFRNIGSRRRVKIYNSRSNPMEELSESDFKHRYRFSKENMVKIINILRNDLSMDSRGGSIPVELQVMAAIRYWGRHEIQEDCAEIHGMSQQTLSRTAKRVAIALASKSSIYIKMPSNLREETETIRKFETICGFPHITGAIDCTHIKIRKVGGDVGQYYINRKGHYSINTQMVCNADLKICDIVCHWRGSTHDARIWRESSIKRRFEEREFKGKLIGDGGYPCTPYLLTPVLRPRNEAERRYNYSHIRTRNVIERCFGVLKARFRILLEIMRGSFNTIKTTIVACAVLHNLAIEFDDTLSYETPYTDSDEDTEAIEQDSNNLTHITRNIFIENFF; encoded by the coding sequence atggatatatttgacgacgataatgaattacgcacataccgtgacgagatagaagaaataagaaatttcagGAATATTGGTTCAAGAAggagagtaaaaatatataattcaagatCGAACCCAATGGAGGAATTGAGTGAAAGCGACTTCAAGCATCGCTACAGATTCAGTAAAGAAAAtatggtaaaaattataaatatcttaagaaaCGACTTGTCCATGGATAGCCGGGGCGGCAGTATACCTGTGGAGTTGCAAGTAATGGCAGCTATAAGATACTGGGGCCGCCATGAGATTCAAGAAGACTGTGCGGAAATTCATGGCATGAGCCAACAGACTTTATCAAGAACTGCTAAAAGAGTTGCTATTGCATTGGCTTCGAAAAgttccatttatattaaaatgccttcAAATTTAAGAGAAGAGACTGAAACTATTCggaaatttgaaacaatttgtgggtttCCCCATATTACCGGTGCAATAGATTGCacccatattaaaataagaaaagttggAGGAGATGTTGGTCAGTACTATATAAACCGTAAAGGACACTATTCTATTAATACTCAAATGGTGTGTAATGCAGATTTGAAGATCTGTGATATAGTTTGCCACTGGAGGGGTAGTACTCATGATGCAAGAATATGGCGTGAGAGTTCCATTAAAAGGAGATTTGAAGAACGAGAATTTAAAGGAAAACTTATAGGCGATGGTGGATACCCTTGTACCCCATATTTACTGACTCCAGTACTGAGACCCCGCAACGAAGCAGAACGGCGGTACAACTATAGCCACATTCGCACCAGGAACGTAATTGAGAGATGTTTTGGTGTACTTAAGGCAAGGTTTCGGATACTTTTGGAAATAATGAGAGGGTCTTTCAATACGATTAAAACGACAATTGTTGCATGTGCAGTATTGCACAATTTAGCAATTGAATTTGATGACACTTTAAGTTATGAAACCCCTTACACAGACAGTGATGAAGACACTGAGGCCATTGAACAGGATTCTAATAATTTGACACACATAaccagaaacatttttattgagaatttcttttaa